CGCCGGCCCCGCGTTGCCGCACCTTCAGCACTGTGCGCCCGGCCCAGCGACCGCTGTACGTGGTGCCGCGCAGCACCGCCCGGGACCCGCGAAGGGCGGCCCCCGTGGTGCGGCCGAGGGTGCGAAGCAGCGGCATGCCCCCATACTCACCCATCCGGTGCGGTCTCGTCTCGAGCTGTCGTGGAAATGCTGTCGGGGAGTGCCTGTCGCCGGCCGGGACCGATAGGCAACAATGGGACGGTGACCAGGAGCACGGCTCGCGCTTTCCGCCTCGACATGGTGTGTGCCAAGGCCGTCGAGGTGGCTCATGCGGCACTTGTCGAGGTGGTGGAACCGGCTGAGGTCGGCGACCACCTGCAGGCCGTCGCCGAAGGCGAGCGGCTGGTCACCCACCTTTTCGACTGCCAGCTCGCGGGCTACCGGGGGTGGCGCTGGGCGGTGACCGTCACCCGGGTCGCGCGCAGCCGGCAGGTCACCGTCTGCGAAACGGTGCTGCTGCCCGGCCCGGACGCGCTGCTCGCTCCGGGGTGGCTGCCCTGGCAGGACCGGCTGCAGCCGGGCGACCTGGGCGTCGGTGACCTGCTGCCCACGTCCTTCGACGACGACCGGCTCGCACCTGGTTACCTGCAGTCCGACGATCCGGCGGTCGAGGAGGTCTCCTGGGAGCTGGGCCTGGGACGTAGCCGGGTGATGTCCCGGGACGGCCGGGCCGAGACCGCGCAGCGGTGGTACGACGGCGAACACGGACCGGAAGCCCCGATTTCGATCGCCGCGCCCACGTCGGCGCGCTGCGGATCCTGCGGCTTCTATCTGTTGCTCGCCGGATCGCTGCGTCAGGTGTTCGGCGTCTGCGGCAACGTCTACGCCCCGGACGACGGCCGGGTGGTGAGCGTGGACCACGGGTGCGGGGCGCATTCCGAGACGTTGATCGGCGCGCCGGACACCCCGGTCGACGAACTCCCGACGATCTACGACGACGGTGAGGTGGAGACCGTCGCGGTCGGGCCGCCCCCGGTTTCACCGGAGAGCTGACCGGCCTGCTCAGCTCCGTTCCGCGCGCCGCCGACGGCGGCGGCGCGCGTCATGGTGGAGCATCACCGCCAGGCCGGGTAGGCCGAGCAGCAGCCCGGCCAGGCAGGTCCACAGCCAGTCGGTCCGGTCGTGGACGGCGAGCCAGTCGCGGGCGAGCAGGCAGACCACGCCAGCGAGCGCCCAGGCGATCATCCCGCCGACGGCGAACGGCACCATCGGGGGATCGAGTGGTGCCGGACGGGGTGCCTTCAAGGGCCGCAGCGAGCCGGCCGAGGTGTCCGGAGCGATGATCGGCGGCGAGTCGGGCACCTGACCAGCGTACGTCCTCGCCGATCGCGGCGGACCGCTGGCTGGCCGCCGCCCGGCCGCTGGTCGGTCGCTGGCTGGTCGGCCGTGCTGCCCCAGCATTGATGTCGTGGGTCGTAACCCTGAAGTACTTTTCTGGTAACAGTTGATCTGAGACGATGGCGCATCCATCCTTGTGATCACCTGTGAGGAACCTTATGGCGACAGTGTCGGCGGAGACGGCGGGTACCGCCCCGGACCGTGGTCCACGGAACGCGTTCGACCGGTTCTTCGAGATCACCGCCCGCGGATCGACTCCGGGCCGCGAGGTACGGGGTGGACTGGCCACCTTCTTCACGATGGCCTACATCGTCGTACTCAACCCGCTGATCCTGGGCAGCGCGGTCGACGGCGACGGAGCCAGCCTGGCAATCCCGGCGATCGCGGCGGCCACCGCCCTGGTCGCCGGGATCATGACCGTGTTGATGGGCGTGGTCGCCCGGTTCCCGCTGGCGCTGGCCGCCGGACTGGGTGTCAACGCGCTCGTCGCCTTCGAGATCGCGCCCCAGATGACCTGGGCCGACGCGATGGGGCTGGTGGTCATCGAAGGTGTGATCATCCTGGTGTTGGTGTTGACCGGCCTGCGTACGGCGGTCTTCCGGGCCGTACCGACGCAGTTGAAGACGGCGATCGGGGTCGGCATCGGGCTGTTCCTGGCTCTGATCGGTTTCGTCAACGCCGGATTCGTCACCGGCGGCACCGCGTCTCCACCGCTCGGTCTCGGCGTCAACGGTCAGATCGCCACCTGGCCGGCCCTGGTTTTCGTGCTCGGCCTGCTGCTGACCCTGGTGCTGGTCGTCCGCAAGGTGCGCGGCGCGATCCTGATCGGCATCCTCGGCTCGACCGTACTGGCGATCGTGGTCGAGGCGATCGGCGGACTCGGCCCGGCCGGAGGACCCGACGGCCAGCCCGGTGGCTGGTCGCTGACCGTGCCGAGCATGCCCGATCGGGTGGTCGGCATGCCGGACCTGTCGCTGCTGGGCAACTTCAGTGTGCTGGGCGCCTGGGATTCGGCGACCTGGCTGATCGCCCTGATGTTCGTCTTCACCCTGCTGCTCACCGACTTCTTCGACACGATGGGCACGATGGTCGCCGTCGGTCAGGAAGGGAACCTGCTCGACGCCGAGGGGATGCCGCCGCGTACCAAGGAGATCTTGATCGTCGATTCGATCGCCGCCGCGGCGGGCGGTGCGGCCAGCACGTCGAGCAACACGTCGTACATCGAAAGCGCCGCCGGTGTCGCGGAGGGTGCCCGGACCGGAGTGGCCAACCTGGTCACCGGCGCGCTGTTCCTGCTCGCCGTCTTTCTGTCTCCGCTGGTCGAGGTGGTGCCGTTCGAGGCGGCGTCGACCGCGCTGGTGGTCGTCGGCTTCCTGATGCTGACCGCCGTCCGGACCATCGACTGGACCGACTACGAGATCGCCATTCCGGCGTTCCTGACGATCGTGTTGATGCCGTTCACCTACTCGATCTCCAACGGGATCGGTGCCGGGGTGATCACCTTCGTGCTGATCAAGCTGGTCAAGGGCAAGGCGGCGCAGGTGCACCCGCTGCTGTACGGCGTGGCCGCGCTCTTCACCCTCTACTTCCTGCGGCATCCGCTGGAGTTGCTGATCGGTTGACCGGCGCGGCGTCCGGCAGTCGCCACCGGCGGTACCCTCGTGGTGCCGCCGGTGACCGTGGTCATATCGGCTGGGCGATCGAGTGGTTCGTTAGTTAGGCTAACGAACGTGACGGAGTGGGCGGTGATGGGCGAGCAGGTCACGGCGGCGCAACTGGCGACGTCCCTGCGCGATGCCATCACCCGGCTCAACCGACGGGTCAGACAGGCTCGCCCGGTCGGCGATCTCACGGTTACCCAGCTCTCCGCGCTCACCAGTCTCGAGCTGGCCGGCGCGATGAGCCCCCGGGAGCTGTCCGACGTCGAGCGGGTGCAGCCACCGACGATGACCAAGATCGTCGCCAAGCTTGAGGAGCGCGGACTGGTGCGGCGTACCCCGCACCCGACCGACGGCCGCCAGGTCATCCTGTCAGCCACCGCATCAGGCCGCGAGGTGATCGCCGGATTCGAGCGGATACGCGATGAATGGCTGGCCACCCGGCTCGGTGAGCTGAGTCCCGACGATCGCGACACGCTACGGCGGGCCGCCGAGATCCTCTCGGAGGTCGCCCGCGGCTGACCGAGACGGTCGTCGCGTCCGGGTCCGCTTCGTCCCACGTGGATGACGCGTACGACCCGAGGAGGCGCACCCCGAGTGCGGGCGACACTGAACACCACCTTCCAGTCCCTACAGGTCCGCAACTACCGGATCTTCGCCACCGGCCAGCTGATCAAGTTGATCGGCGTGTGGATGATGTTCATCGCACAGGACTGGCTGGTCCTGCAGCTTTCGGACGACTCCGCCACCGCCCTCGGCGTGGTGGTCGCCCTGCAGTTCACGCCGGTCCTGCTCTTCACGCTGTTCTTCGGCCGGCTCGCGGACCGCTACGACAAGCGGCTGCTGCTCTTCGTCGCCAACGCGATCTGGTGCGTGCTGGCCCTGGTGATGAGCGGGCTGGTACTGACCGGTGTGGTGCAGCTCTGGCACGTGTTCGTCTTCGCCGGACTACTCGGCGTCGGCAACGCCTTGGAGACACCGGTACGTCAGGCGTTCGTCTCCGAGCTCGTCGGCACCCCGCTGCTACCGAACGCCCTCGCGCTCTCCTCGGCGACCTTCAACACCGCCCGGATCGTCGGTCCGGCCGTCGCCGGCCTGGCGATCGCCGCCTTCGACGTGGGCCCGGTTTTCCTGATCAGCGCCGTCTCGTCGGCCGCGCCACTGGTGGGTCTGGTCCGGATGCGCGCCGGCGAACTGCATCGGGCCGGGCTGCCGCCCCGTGCCGAACGCGACGCCGCACGGGTGGTCGACGGGTTGCGGTACGTCGCCCGCCGTCCCGACCTGCTGCTGCCGATGGGGCTGATGGCCGTACTCGGGCTGCTGCTGTTCAACTTCCAGCTCACCCTCGCCGCGCTGGCCAAGACGGTGTTCAACACCGGCGCGGCCACCTTCGGGCTGTTCACCACGGCACTGGCCGTGGGCGCGCTCGCCGGGGCGCTGGCCGCGAGCGGGCGGCGAGATCGTCCCTCGGTGTACGTGGTGATCGGCAGCGCCCTGGTGTTCGCGGGTCTCGGCACGCTGGTCGGCCTGGCGCCGACGTACTGGCTGGTCGTGGTCCTGCTGGTACCCACCGGCTTCTTCATGGTCTACTTCGCGCAGGCATCCAACCAGCGGGTGCAGCTCGGCGTGGACGCCGCTTTCCGGGGCCGGGTGATGTCGCTGTGGGTGTTGGTCTTCCTGGGTACCAACCC
The sequence above is a segment of the Solwaraspora sp. WMMD406 genome. Coding sequences within it:
- a CDS encoding DUF3027 domain-containing protein, encoding MGNNGTVTRSTARAFRLDMVCAKAVEVAHAALVEVVEPAEVGDHLQAVAEGERLVTHLFDCQLAGYRGWRWAVTVTRVARSRQVTVCETVLLPGPDALLAPGWLPWQDRLQPGDLGVGDLLPTSFDDDRLAPGYLQSDDPAVEEVSWELGLGRSRVMSRDGRAETAQRWYDGEHGPEAPISIAAPTSARCGSCGFYLLLAGSLRQVFGVCGNVYAPDDGRVVSVDHGCGAHSETLIGAPDTPVDELPTIYDDGEVETVAVGPPPVSPES
- a CDS encoding DUF2530 domain-containing protein translates to MVPFAVGGMIAWALAGVVCLLARDWLAVHDRTDWLWTCLAGLLLGLPGLAVMLHHDARRRRRRRAERS
- a CDS encoding NCS2 family permease, encoding MATVSAETAGTAPDRGPRNAFDRFFEITARGSTPGREVRGGLATFFTMAYIVVLNPLILGSAVDGDGASLAIPAIAAATALVAGIMTVLMGVVARFPLALAAGLGVNALVAFEIAPQMTWADAMGLVVIEGVIILVLVLTGLRTAVFRAVPTQLKTAIGVGIGLFLALIGFVNAGFVTGGTASPPLGLGVNGQIATWPALVFVLGLLLTLVLVVRKVRGAILIGILGSTVLAIVVEAIGGLGPAGGPDGQPGGWSLTVPSMPDRVVGMPDLSLLGNFSVLGAWDSATWLIALMFVFTLLLTDFFDTMGTMVAVGQEGNLLDAEGMPPRTKEILIVDSIAAAAGGAASTSSNTSYIESAAGVAEGARTGVANLVTGALFLLAVFLSPLVEVVPFEAASTALVVVGFLMLTAVRTIDWTDYEIAIPAFLTIVLMPFTYSISNGIGAGVITFVLIKLVKGKAAQVHPLLYGVAALFTLYFLRHPLELLIG
- a CDS encoding MarR family transcriptional regulator, whose amino-acid sequence is MGEQVTAAQLATSLRDAITRLNRRVRQARPVGDLTVTQLSALTSLELAGAMSPRELSDVERVQPPTMTKIVAKLEERGLVRRTPHPTDGRQVILSATASGREVIAGFERIRDEWLATRLGELSPDDRDTLRRAAEILSEVARG
- a CDS encoding MFS transporter, which codes for MRATLNTTFQSLQVRNYRIFATGQLIKLIGVWMMFIAQDWLVLQLSDDSATALGVVVALQFTPVLLFTLFFGRLADRYDKRLLLFVANAIWCVLALVMSGLVLTGVVQLWHVFVFAGLLGVGNALETPVRQAFVSELVGTPLLPNALALSSATFNTARIVGPAVAGLAIAAFDVGPVFLISAVSSAAPLVGLVRMRAGELHRAGLPPRAERDAARVVDGLRYVARRPDLLLPMGLMAVLGLLLFNFQLTLAALAKTVFNTGAATFGLFTTALAVGALAGALAASGRRDRPSVYVVIGSALVFAGLGTLVGLAPTYWLVVVLLVPTGFFMVYFAQASNQRVQLGVDAAFRGRVMSLWVLVFLGTNPVGAPMIGWVAEHLGAGTSIWLGGLVSFLTAAGALMWQLRRTRSRVRLCWSPLPRLSVRPAEPSPARP